One Rosa chinensis cultivar Old Blush chromosome 5, RchiOBHm-V2, whole genome shotgun sequence genomic region harbors:
- the LOC112163903 gene encoding uncharacterized protein LOC112163903, whose protein sequence is MNKAYDRVEWDFLEATLLKFGFSRHWVNLVMACVSTVTFSIVLNGNSGSSFRPSRGLRQGDPLSPYLFLIISEVLSLRLTKAIHVGDLVGVKLTRSCPIISHLFFVDDALLFMKATLINCWRLIMLFNEYCTTSGQLINHDKSSIFFSPNTPDQMKRLMCALLRIVGVHTPGTYLGLPTIWGKSKREALVYIKERIGRKIEGWKQSSLSQDGKEVLIKSVAMAIPSYPMACFKFPKSICDEINSAHGSVLKARYFPNCDFLKAEKGYRASWGWSSLLDARDLLFKGASWQVINGYSVNIWADNWLPPPNIRPLVTTGLVQGNAPTMVNELIDWDTHTWVLDQVLHLLHPSEVVNILTIPIGSGERDDRLLWPWNKDGRYTVKSGYHWIHSNDSFPSNSTTGSSHVINSRVWKMARCDYVYRHRQPSSSQVLCYAVSLACEILEASVHNRIGGAPLSDNINQWSPPPQNVAAINCDASWKSPSTGGLGTIIRDYRGMVICGATFNTCSGSVIIAEAQAILLGLNLAIKHNLKRVRVDSDSLEAITEIRKANSYQNWRISPIIDEIHKKSQYFDHITWEWIPREANRVAHVVASLAIRSVGLNRWANRPPPSLSMVLRNDGLPCPHGNDS, encoded by the exons ATGAATAAGGCTTATGATAGGGTCGAGTGGGATTTTCTAGAGGCAACTCTTCTTAAGTTCGGCTTCTCAAGGCATTGGGTTAACTTGGTTATGGCATGTGTTTCAACAGTAACTTTCTCAATTGTCTTGAATGGGAATTCAGGGAGTTCTTTTAGGCCAAGCAGGGGTCTTAGGCAGGGGGACCCCCTGTCCCCCTATTTGTTCCTTATCATCAGTGAAGTTCTGTCTCTTCGCCTCACCAAAGCAATCCATGTTGGTGATCTCGTTGGGGTTAAGCTAACCAGGTCGTGCCCTATCATATCTCACCTATTTTTCGTGGATGATGCTCTTCTCTTCATGAAGGCTACCCTAATAAATTGTTGGAGGTTAATCATGCTCTTTAATGAGTATTGTACTACCTCGGGTCAGCTTATAAATCATGATAAGTCTAGCATCTTTTTCTCTCCGAACACCCCGGATCAGATGAAAAGACTTATGTGTGCTTTGTTGAGGATTGTGGGGGTTCATACCCCTGGCACCTATCTCGGATTACCTACTATATGGGGTAAGTCAAAAAGAGAAGCACTAGTTTACATTAAGGAGAGGATTGGGAGGAAAATTGAGGGATGGAAACAGAGCTCCCTTTCCCAGGATGGAAAGGAAGTCTTGATAAAATCTGTGGCCATGGCTATTCCCTCATATCCCATGGCTTGCTTTAAATTTCCAAAAAGTATTTGCGATGAGATCAACTCTGCCCATG GCTCGGTTCTAAAGGCTAGATATTTCCCAAATTGTGATTTCCTAAAGGCTGAGAAGGGATACAGAGCTTCTTGGGGATGGTCTAGCCTGCTTGATGCTAGAGACCTGCTTTTCAAGGGGGCTAGCTGGCAAGTCATCAATGGCTATTCAGTTAATATTTGGGCTGACAATTGGTTACCTCCACCTAACATACGACCTCTTGTTACTACGGGTCTAGTTCAGGGGAATGCTCCTACCATGGTAAATGAATTAATTGACTGGGATACACATACTTGGGTTCTCGATCAAGTATTACATCTACTACATCCTAGTGAAGTGGTTAACATTCTCACTATTCCGATTGGAAGTGGGGAAAGGGATGATCGACTTCTATGGCCTTGGAATAAAGATGGCAGGTACACTGTTAAATCAGGCTACCATTGGATACATTCTAATGACTCTTTCCCCTCAAACAGTACTACTGGATCATCCCATGTCATAAACAGTCGGGTTTGGAAGATG GCACGTTGTGATTATGTGTATCGACATCGGCAACCTTCCTCATCCCAAGTCCTCTGCTATGCGGTGAGTCTGGCTTGCGAGATTTTGGAGGCCTCGGTCCATAATCGGATTGGTGGAGCTCCCCTTTCCGACAACATTAATCAATGGTCCCCTCCCCCACAAAATGTAGCTGCAATTAACTGTGATGCTTCTTGGAAGAGTCCATCGACTGGAGGACTGGGAACCATAATAAGAGATTACAGAGGCATGGTAATTTGTGGAGCTACTTTCAACACGTGCAGTGGATCAGTGATTATTGCTGAAGCACAGGCCATCCTTTTGGGTTTGAACTTGGCAATTAAGCACAATTTGAAGAGAGTCAGAGTAGATTCTGATTCTTTAGAAGCAATCACCGAAATAAGGAAAGCCAACTCCTACCAGAATTGGAGGATTTCCCCTATCATTGATGAAATTCATAAAAAAAGTCAGTATTTTGATCACATTACCTGGGAATGGATTCCCCGTGAAGCGAATCGCGTCGCCCATGTGGTGGCCTCGCTTGCCATCCGGTCGGTGGGTCTTAATAGATGGGCCAACAGGCCACCACCCTCCCTCTCCATGGTACTTCGGAATGACGGTCTCCCATGCCCGCATGGAAATGACTCTTGA